The nucleotide sequence GAAATCGCTTAGGCTCTTGCGAATGCTTTCTTTCTTAATACCGCTGATGTTTGAAGCGATACCTGCTGCCAAAGAGTTGTAGATGTTGTGACGACCAGTGAGCGAAAGGTCCTCCTGCTCCATGTTGAATGGTTCTGGTTGCTCAATCGTGTATTCACCTTCTTCGATGTAACCAATGCTACCATTCTCTTTCAGTTCCGAGAAAGGATAGCATACAGCATGTACGTCATACTTCTCAAGTTCTTTCTTAATAACAGGGTCATCGTTCCAATAGATGAAGCTATCCTCCTTGGTTTGGTTCTGAATGATACGCATTTTTGCATCTGCGTAATTCTCAAACTTATAGTCATAACGATCCAAATGGTCAGGAGTGATATTAAGAAGGATGGCTATGTTAGCACGGAAGTCGTACATATTGTCCAGCTGGAAGCTGCTCAGCTCGATAATGTAATACTCGTGTGGATCTTCTGCAACTTGCAAGGCAAGACTGTTTCCTATGTTTCCTGCCAATCCTGCATCGTAGCCAGCATCCTTGAAGATGTGATAGATGAGACTTGTTGTAGTAGTCTTACCGTTACTTCCTGTAATACATATCATTTTGGAATTGGTATATCGCCCTGCGAACTCAATCTCACTGATGATATGTGTGCCCTGTGCAATGAGCTTCTGAACCATCGGAGCTTCTTTAGGAATACCAGGACTCTTGATAATTTCATCAGCATTGAGAATCTTCTCTTCCGTGTGCTGTCCCTCTTCCCACTCTATACCACGGTCATCAAGCATCTTCTTATACTTGTCCTTAATGGCTGACATGTCAGAAACAAAGACATCGAAGCCCTCTTTCTTTGCCAATACGGCTGCACCGGCACCACTCTCACCAGCACCAAGTATTACTATTCTTTCATATATCTTTCCTTTCTCTTGCTTATGTAATGTTTTTGTTTGCTGGCTGCTTACCTCTCTTCGAGTAAACGGTTACTCGTCTTTCTGGTAGTACTCAGCTGTGTGGTGTTTTGCATGAACACCAATTGTGCGAACGCCCCGCACATATCGTGCTAAGACCTCGCACGCCTCGTGTTTATCTTATCTTAAGTGTGATGATAGTCATTGCTGCGAGGATAATGGTTACGATGATAAATCGTAAGGTAATCTTACTCTCATGCACTGCACCGTGTGGTTTCTTCAATAGATACTTACATTCAGGGTCAAGTTGACTATCCTGTGTTCGGAAGTTGTCATGTATTGGTGTTCGCTTGAAGATACGTTGCTTAACGCCTTTATGCTTTCCTAATTTGTAGTACCAAACTTGTACGATAACACTTAAGCTCTCAACAAAGAATACTCCACAGAGAA is from Prevotella melaninogenica and encodes:
- the murD gene encoding UDP-N-acetylmuramoyl-L-alanine--D-glutamate ligase; the encoded protein is MYERIVILGAGESGAGAAVLAKKEGFDVFVSDMSAIKDKYKKMLDDRGIEWEEGQHTEEKILNADEIIKSPGIPKEAPMVQKLIAQGTHIISEIEFAGRYTNSKMICITGSNGKTTTTSLIYHIFKDAGYDAGLAGNIGNSLALQVAEDPHEYYIIELSSFQLDNMYDFRANIAILLNITPDHLDRYDYKFENYADAKMRIIQNQTKEDSFIYWNDDPVIKKELEKYDVHAVCYPFSELKENGSIGYIEEGEYTIEQPEPFNMEQEDLSLTGRHNIYNSLAAGIASNISGIKKESIRKSLSDFPGVEHRLEKVCKVAGVQYINDSKATNVDACWYALESMRTPTILIIGGKDKGNDYDSIKDLVKQKCTGIVYLGADNKKLHDNFDGLGIPIRDTHSMKDCVAACAELAKPGDTVLLSPCCASFDLFKNMEDRGEQFKNYVRAL